The sequence below is a genomic window from Salicibibacter cibarius.
CCTCCAGATCAACCTCATGCCGCTTGGCCACTTCCGGTGAAATAAAGTGCACTTCCAACACGCTGTCGTCGCCCTGGCCTTTGAAACTGATTTTGTAGAGCGTGATGTCTCGATCCTCCGCCCAGCGCTTCGTTTCCTCCCTTGCTTCATTATTTTCCATCCGCACGCTTCGATCCGTGACCTTAAAGAGATCGTTCGATTGCGTCGGACCAGCTGCTTCAGAACCTTTTTCCTGAAAATAAAAACCGGTACGCTGCTTGAATCGTTCGGCGATTTCCATGACATCGCTAGTTTCCGGGAGGGTTGCGCGAACGGTTTTTTCTTGTAAGTGGAGGGAGAAACTTTCGGGTTCGCCGTTCTCGGTAAGGTCTGAGAGTACCTGAAACAGCAAATCTTGCCTTGTTGAAGGGGAAATGACAACCTCCCAACCTGTTTGATCGGCGATGGATGAGGTCATTCGTTCTTTTTGTTTATCCGTGTAAGCATCCGGAAAAGCGAAGTAGAGCGTCAGTGTTTCCCCTAACTGATCGGCCCCACAACGTGTGAAATCAGGCTCATCCGCTAGGGCTCCCCGCGCAATATCCATTGCCTTCGCCGCGTTCATTTTCCTACCCTGCATAGGTAGCGTTCCATGTTGCGCCTGAGCCATAAAATCATCATCAAGTTTGTATTCTATTTGTCCCGATTGCCCGTCTCTTTTATGTTCAGTAGGTAGCGCCTGTAAAGCGAGGGCTAATACGAGCCGTTCTTCGAGTGAATCATGTACGGCGACATGACGTAACAAACCTTGAAATGTGTAGATTCCTTCAGGCGCGTGGCTCCATTGTAAAGCTTTCATTTCTTGGCGATTAAAATCAAGCAGCGGCTGCAGCGACTCCCGGACGTCGTCAATTGTGCGCGTTGTTTGCCCTAAGGCTTGTATGAGTTGGTGAGGTTGAATTTTTACAGGCTTTCCTTTGAGCGTTTGCGAAAACAAAACGTTCGTTTTCGGATGAACGCCAGTGCACAGGGCTACTTTGAGCGGGTCATCGTCTTCGGGTTCATAAAGGATAAATTGCCCATTTAAGGATCGCAACGCCTCATGTTCCTTGTTTGGTTTATAACGTTTGCCTTTGATGCCTTTTTTCGAATCACGGAGTTCAAACGGATAGTTGTCTCCGTTTTCAACGAGGGTAGGGCTGTACCGTTCGTCTAGCAAGTCGGACAAAGCTGTTCGCGCGTCGTCATCACCGTGAACGAGAAGGGTATGCGTCGGTGCCAACTGCTGAATGAACAATTGCATTTCCGAAGCATCGGCGTGAGCAGACAGGCCGTACTTGCTAATGCGGGCTTTTGCTTCATAAGGCGTTCCGTTAATCGAAAGTTCCTCCGTTTTTCCTTCCGCAACATCCAGCAACGCTTTCCCTGGACTTTCTTCATCCTGATAGCCAGTGAGAAGCACAGCGTTTTTATCGTTTCCGATGAGTTGCTCCGCGTACCAACTGCTCGCGCCTCCGGTCAGCATGCCGGAAGACGCCACGATGCAGGCAGGCTTGCCTTGCAAGATCGCCTCGCGCTCCTTCGGATGAACCGCTTGACAACGTCCTTCTTTTAAGAAAACATCCCCTTCCCGATAAACACGATGGGCAAGGTTTCCTTTTAAAAATTGCGGGTATTGGCGGTATACGCGACTCACTGGTGTCACGAGACCGTCGACGTAGATCGGAAACTCGGGAATTAATCCTTTATCCATGTAATCTTGCAGCACGAGTAATACTTCTTGGGCGCGACCGAGCGCAAACGCAGGTACAAGCGCAAAACCACCGCCGGCGATAACTTCTGCCACGTGTTCGGCAAGCCGTTTTTCTTCGGTGTGGCGGTCCGTGTGGGCCCGGTTCCCATAGGTAGACTCCATGATGACGACATCAGGCTTTAAATGGCGCGGCACATTGGCGCCGGAAATCGTCCTCCCGGCTTTAAAGCTAAGATCGCCGGAGACGAGCAGTTCCGCGCCCCCACCCATTAGCGAGAACATCACCGCGCCCAGAATATGGCCTGCTTGATGGCTTTCAATGCGCAATTCTCCGATGCGAAGCGTGTTATTCGCGGGAATCTCTAGCATGGCAGCGAGCAGCGCTTCGACCTGGTCTTCAGAGTATGGCGGTATCGTTTCTTCCCGTCGGCTGCGTTCCTCGATAATTTTTAACGAGTCCTTCATCATGATACGCATAAGCGCGATCGTAGGAGCTGTTGCGTATATCGGTGCTTCCGGAAAAAGCTTATGTATAAGGGGTAGCGCCCCGATATGATCGGCGTGCGCGTGGGTAACGAGAATCGCTTGCGGTCGCGGCAAATCTTCAAGCATCCCGAGCGCCGGCAATAATTGTTCGCCCTGCATGCGCATCCCCGCGTCAATTAAGATTGACGTTTCCGCCATCTCAATATGCAAGCAGGAAGCGCCGACCTCGTTACCTCCCCCAAGGAC
It includes:
- a CDS encoding MBL fold metallo-hydrolase; protein product: MNVTVLGGGNEVGASCLHIEMAETSILIDAGMRMQGEQLLPALGMLEDLPRPQAILVTHAHADHIGALPLIHKLFPEAPIYATAPTIALMRIMMKDSLKIIEERSRREETIPPYSEDQVEALLAAMLEIPANNTLRIGELRIESHQAGHILGAVMFSLMGGGAELLVSGDLSFKAGRTISGANVPRHLKPDVVIMESTYGNRAHTDRHTEEKRLAEHVAEVIAGGGFALVPAFALGRAQEVLLVLQDYMDKGLIPEFPIYVDGLVTPVSRVYRQYPQFLKGNLAHRVYREGDVFLKEGRCQAVHPKEREAILQGKPACIVASSGMLTGGASSWYAEQLIGNDKNAVLLTGYQDEESPGKALLDVAEGKTEELSINGTPYEAKARISKYGLSAHADASEMQLFIQQLAPTHTLLVHGDDDARTALSDLLDERYSPTLVENGDNYPFELRDSKKGIKGKRYKPNKEHEALRSLNGQFILYEPEDDDPLKVALCTGVHPKTNVLFSQTLKGKPVKIQPHQLIQALGQTTRTIDDVRESLQPLLDFNRQEMKALQWSHAPEGIYTFQGLLRHVAVHDSLEERLVLALALQALPTEHKRDGQSGQIEYKLDDDFMAQAQHGTLPMQGRKMNAAKAMDIARGALADEPDFTRCGADQLGETLTLYFAFPDAYTDKQKERMTSSIADQTGWEVVISPSTRQDLLFQVLSDLTENGEPESFSLHLQEKTVRATLPETSDVMEIAERFKQRTGFYFQEKGSEAAGPTQSNDLFKVTDRSVRMENNEAREETKRWAEDRDITLYKISFKGQGDDSVLEVHFISPEVAKRHEVDLEELSYRTGFPVTYAENPKQNEIIKEAVARIPASWALKKNPSIHREQSILGLKVGEATDPDEAQRVEDAILQATGYGIELKR